A segment of the Anaerolineae bacterium genome:
ACCTGTACAACGACGGAAGCCTGTACCACTTCATGGACACGGAGACCTACGAGCAGCTCGCTGTCTCTCGCGAGACGCTGGGTGACCTGGTCAACTACCTGGTGGAGAACATGACCCTCGAGGTGTCGACGTACGAGGGCGAGCCAGTGGACATCGAGTTGCCCATCACCGTCGACCTCGAGGTGATCCAGACAGAGCCGGGGTTTCGGGGAGACACCGCCAGCGCCGCCACCAAGCCGGCTACCGTGAGCACCGGCCTGGTAGTGCAGGTGCCCCTCTTCGTGGAGGTAGGCGACGTCATCCGAGTGGACACTCGCGACGGCTCCTACCTGACGCGTGTCTGACCCCCGATGTTCTTCGACTCGTTGGGTCCCGACAGCGCCGTCCTCACCGTAGGGCAGGTCACGATGCACCTGCGCTCGGTGTTGCTGCAAGACGACATCCTGCAGGACATCTGGGTGCGGGGAGAGGTGTCGGGATCCAACTTGTCGCGCGGCGGGCACCTGTTCTTCTCCCTCAAAGACTCCGACGCCGTCATCAAGGGGGTGGTCTGGGCCCCGCTGTCCTATCGGCTGCGCGCCCAGCTGGCCGAAGGCCGGGAGGTTCTGGCCCAC
Coding sequences within it:
- the efp gene encoding elongation factor P, with product MISVTELRRGTIFESDGNLYRVLEYHHHKPARGNAYIRTRVRDLRSGATLEKTFVSGDRVQDVRLDHRTVQYLYNDGSLYHFMDTETYEQLAVSRETLGDLVNYLVENMTLEVSTYEGEPVDIELPITVDLEVIQTEPGFRGDTASAATKPATVSTGLVVQVPLFVEVGDVIRVDTRDGSYLTRV